In one window of Camelina sativa cultivar DH55 chromosome 15, Cs, whole genome shotgun sequence DNA:
- the LOC104746090 gene encoding serine carboxypeptidase-like 16 has translation MCSWIPMLLLLLHLMLLFTNYADSSSIIRSLPGFDGPLPFELETGYIGVGDADEDQMFYYFIKSESNPKEDPLLLWLTGGPGCSSFFGLVYENGPIAFKVKAYNGSIPTLVSTTYSWTKFSNVIYLDQPVGTGFSYSKNPLADIPSDTGSTKRVDEFLRKWLAQHPEYSSNPFYVTGNSYAGTVVPVIVQEISNGNCICCKPQINLQGYVLGSPITDFDLDRNSRIQYAHRMALISDELYESMKRSCGGNYITVDPLNTECLELIEDYDKCVSGINENLILAPNCDMTSPDCYMYIYMLSEYWANNKESVRRALKVVEGTTGKWLRCKRTLQYNKDIKSSIPYHKKNSIEGYRSLIISGDHDLVTPYVGTHDWIRSLNYSIIDKWRPWMILDQVAGYTTTYANEMTFATVKGGGHTLDFKPEEHSILLKRWISGQPL, from the exons atgtgTTCCTGGATACCAATGTTGCTGCTTCTGCTGCATCTTATGCTTCTTTTTACTAATTATGCTGATTCAAGTTCTATAATCAGATCTCTTCCTGGTTTTGATGGCCCTCTTCCCTTCGAGCTCGAAACCGG GTACATTGGTGTTGGAGATGCAGATGAAGATCAAATGTTCTACTACTTCATCAAATCTGAGAGTAATCCAAAAGAAGACCCTCTTCTTCTCTGGTTAACTGGAGGACCTGGCTGCTCTTCTTTCTTTGGTCTTGTTTATGAGAATG GGCCTATTGCTTTCAAGGTTAAGGCCTACAATGGAAGTATCCCCACCTTGGTCTCCACTACATATTCTTGGACAAAG ttttcaaatgtAATCTATTTGGATCAACCTGTTGGAACTGGCTTCTCCTACTCAAAAAATCCACTTGCTGATATACCAAGTGACACAGGATCAACTAAACGGGTAGACGAGTTTCTTCGTAAG TGGCTAGCCCAGCATCCTGAGTATTCCTCCAATCCTTTCTATGTCACCGGTAATTCTTATGCCGGTACGGTTGTCCCGGTCATCGTTCAAGAAATCTCAAATG GAAACTGTATATGCTGCAAACCTCAAATAAATCTTCAG GGCTATGTCCTCGGAAGCCCGATAACAGACTTTGATCTTGATAGAAACTCTCGCATTCAGTACGCTCATAGAATGGCACTCATCTCTGATGAACTATATGAG TCGATGAAGAGAAGCTGTGGAGGGAACTATATTACTGTAGATCCTCTTAACACAGAATGCTTGGAACTCATTGAAGACTATGACAAG TGTGTTTCTGGAATAAATGAAAACCTTATTCTAGCACCAAATTGTGACATGACGTCTCCTGATTGTTAT ATGTATATTTATATGCTATCCGAATACTGGGCCAATAATAAGGAGAGCGTACGCAGAGCACTTAAAGTTGtggag GGTACTACAGGTAAATGGTTACGATGTAAACGGACTTTGCAATACAATAAAGATATTAAAAGCAGCATACCATACCATAAGAAGAACAGCATCGAAGGCTATCGATCTCTCATCATCAG TGGTGATCACGACCTGGTAACGCCTTACGTTGGAACTCATGACTGGATAAGATCTCTCAACTATTCCATTATTGACAAATGGAGGCCATGGATGATACTCGATCAAGTCGCTGG ATACACTACGACTTATGCTAACGAGATGACATTTGCTACTGTGAAA gGAGGCGGGCACACGTTAGACTTTAAACCAGAGGAACATTCAATCTTGCTCAAGAGGTGGATAAGTGGCCAACCTCTTTAA
- the LOC104746087 gene encoding probable receptor-like protein kinase At3g17420: MTSQLKQSLTKRYGALELWEIIVIALFAGFIVILAISVWLSFRKKSKRSNATTLPVTQSPRYTEEIKEISVDHVSSNNNGTSHQTQDEKFGEDMENGDKFSGSLEKKTSVSPSTPSTTAPSPLLGLPEVSHIGWGHWFTLRDLQLATNHFHKENIIGDGGYGVVYHGTLTNKAPVAVKKLLNNPGQADKDFRVEVEAIGHVRHKNLVRLLGYCVEGTHRMLVYEYMNNGNLEQWLHGDMSHKGHLTWEARIKVLVGTAKALAYLHEAIEPKVVHRDIKSSNILMDDNFDAKLSDFGLAKLLGADSSYVSTRVMGTFGYVAPEYANSGLLNEKSDVYSYGVVLLEAITGRYPVDYARPKEEVHMVEWLKLMVQQKQFEEVVDKELEIKPSTSELKRALLTALRCVDPDADKRPKMSQVARMLESDEYPVMPREERRRRRNQNAEMHRESTDTNKDNDTVTNAKV; the protein is encoded by the exons ATGACATCTCAGCTGAAACAATCTCTAACCAAGAGATACGGTGCTCTTGAACTGTGGGAGATCATAGTGATTGCTCTATTTGCAGGGTTCATAGTAATCCTCGCCATTTCAGTATGGCTCAGCTTCCGTAAAAAATCCAAGAGATCTAATGCCACAACGCTTCCTGTAACTCAAAGCCCTCGTTATActgaagaaatcaaagaaataagTGTTGATCATGTTTCATCTAACAACAATGGTACTTCTCACCAAACTCAAGATGAGAAGTTCGGTGAGGACATGGAGAATGGAGATAAGTTCTCTGGTTCTTTGGAGAAAAAAACCTCTGTTTCTCCTAGTACTCCTTCAACAACAGCTCCTTCACCTCTCTTGGGTCTTCCTGAGGTTTCTCACATTGGTTGGGGCCATTGGTTCACTCTCCGTGACCTTCAACTCGCGACTAACCATTTCCACAAGGAGAATATCATTGGTGATGGTGGATACGGTGTTGTTTACCATGGAACTCTGACTAACAAAGCTCCTGTGGCTGTCAAAAAGTTGCTTAACAATCC AGGGCAAGCTGATAAAGATTTCAGAGTTGAAGTGGAAGCTATAGGACATGTTCGGCATAAGAACTTAGTTCGGCTTCTTGGATATTGTGTTGAAGGAACACATAGGATGCTGGTTTATGAGTACATGAACAATGGGAACTTAGAGCAATGGCTTCATGGAGACATGAGTCACAAAGGGCATCTCACGTGGGAGGCTCGGATCAAAGTTCTTGTTGGCACTGCAAAAGC GCTGGCTTATCTTCACGAAGCTATTGAGCCAAAAGTGGTGCATAGAGATATAAAATCGAGCAATATACTGATGGATGACAACTTTGATGCAAAGTTATCTGATTTTGGTCTTGCTAAACTGCTTGGAGCTGATTCAAGTTACGTTAGTACTCGAGTTATGGGTACATTCGG ATATGTCGCGCCTGAATATGCTAACTCTGGTCTCCTAAATGAGAAGAGCGACGTGTACAGCTATGGTGTTGTTCTCTTGGAAGCTATTACTGGAAGGTATCCAGTGGATTATGCTCGACCTAAAGAAGAG GTGCATATGGTGGAGTGGTTAAAGCTAATGGTTCAACAGAAACAGTTTGAGGAAGTGGTGGATAAAGAGCTTGAGATCAAACCATCAACCAGTGAACTTAAACGAGCGCTTTTGACAGCTTTGAGATGTGTTGATCCTGATGCAGACAAGAGGCCAAAGATGAGTCAAGTGGCTCGAATGCTTGAATCAGATGAATACCCTGTGATGCCTAGAGAG GAACGGAGACGAAGGAGAAACCAGAACGCAGAGATGCATAGAGAAAGCACAGACACGAATAAAGATAATGATACTGTAACAAATGCAAAGGTTTGA
- the LOC104746089 gene encoding novel plant SNARE 13 gives MASNLPMSPKLEQIHGEIRDLFRALANGFQRLDKIKDSTRQSKQLEELTEKMRECKSLVKEFDRVLKDEEPRNSPEVNKQLNDEKQSMIKELNSYVALRKTYMSTLGNKKVELFDMGAGVSGEPTAEENVQVASSMSNQELIDAGTKRMDETDQAIERSKQVVEQTLEVGTQTAANLKGQTDQMGRVVNHLDTIQFSIKKASQLVKEIGRQVATDKCIMAFLFLIVCGVIAIIVVKIVNPNNKDIRDIPGLAPPAQSRKLLYLRNQD, from the exons ATGGCTTCCAATCTCCCTATGAGCCCTAAATTGGAGCAGATCCATGGCGAAATCCGTGACCTTTTCCGTGCCCTCGC GAATGGTTTCCAGAGGTTGGATAAGATCAAGGACTCTACTAGACAAAGCAAACAACTCGAGGAACTTACCGAGAAGATGAGAGAGTGTAAAAG TTTGGTCAAGGAGTTCGACCGTGTACTTAAGGATGAGGAACCTAGAAACTCTCCTGAAGTTAATAAGCAATTGAATGACGAGAAACAATCTATG ATCAAGGAGCTCAATTCTTACGTTGCACTAAGAAAAAC GTATATGAGTACCCTTGGCAACAAGAAAGTTGAACTTTTTGATATGGGAGCTGGAGTTAGTGGCGAACCTACAGCTGAGGAAAATGTTCAAGTGGCTTCCT CTATGTCAAACCAGGAGCTTATTGATGCTGGAACGAAAAGAATGGATGAGACTGATCAGGCCATTGAGCGCTCGAAACAG GTTGTAGAACAAACACTCGAAGTTGGAACTCAAACCGCAGCTAATTTAAAGGGACAG ACGGATCAAATGGGACGCGTAGTTAACCACTTGGACACCATTCAATTCTCTATCAAGAAGGCGTCCCAGCTGGTGAAAGAGATAGGGAGACAG GTGGCTACAGATAAATGCATAATGGCGTTCCTGTTTCTCATTGTATGCGGTGTTATAGCCATAATCGTAGTGAAG ATCGTAAACCCGAATAACAAAGACATTAGGGACATTCCAGGATTAGCTCCTCCAGCGCAATCGAGGAAGCTATTGTACTTGAGGAATCAAGACTAA
- the LOC109129259 gene encoding putative F-box protein At3g17400 has protein sequence MSDLPRDLAEDVIIRLPMTSMRAVRSVCKEWNTLSKDSFFTKKHIAQAKAAAAEEFKVVMVMDSRVYLMGINLSKDVDPTINCHATLISLDDSNQVDISRVYHCDGLVLCITKDLTRLVVWNPYWGQTLWVKPKRLHHSPNMYKYAIGYQNSKSGRNTKASRWVVC, from the exons ATGTCCGATCTTCCAAGGGATTTGGCAGAGGATGTGATCATAAGGCTTCCGATGACATCTATGAGAGCAGTGCGGTCTGTTTGCAAAGAGTGGAACACTTTATCCAAGGATAGCTTCTTTACGAAGAAACACATTGCTCAAGCAAAAGCTGCAGCAGCAGAGGAGTTTAAGGTGGTCATGGTGATGGATTCTCGTGTTTATTTGATGGGCATCAATCTTTCTAAGGACGTTGACCCAACTATAAACTGTCACGCTACACTTATTAGCCTAGACGATTCGAATCAAGTCGATATATCTAGAGTCTATCACTGCGACGGTTTAGTCTTATGCATCACAAAAGACTTGACTAGGCTCGTTGTATGGAACCCGTATTGGGGTCAAACCTTGTGGGTCAAGCCCAAAAGACTTCACCATAGTCCGAACATGTATAAGTATGCTATTGGATACCAGAATAGCAAATCAGGCCGAA ACACGAAAGCTTCAAGGTGGGTTGTTTGTTGA
- the LOC104746088 gene encoding probable sugar phosphate/phosphate translocator At3g17430 has product MAKMINKTLVLTYIYLLIYIILSSGVILYNKWVLSPKYFNFPLPITLTMIHMGFAGFVAFLLIRVFKVVAPVKMTFEIYATCVVPISAFFASSLWFGNTAYLHISVAFIQMLKALMPVATFIMAVVCGTDKPRCDVFSNMLLVSVGVVISSYGEIHFNVVGTVYQVTGIFAEALRLVLTQVLLQKKGLTLNPITSLYYIAPCSFVFLALPWYVLEKPTMEVAQIQFNFWIFFSNALCALALNFSIFLVIGRTGAVTIRVAGVLKDWILIALSTVIFPESTITGLNITGYAIALCGVVMYNYIKVRDVKASQAIPDSLPDRINKEYKMEKKSSDKFNPNDSVEIPRVGAEINDEEAPLITSRLSHIGRTQLGNHAA; this is encoded by the exons ATGGCAAAGATGATAAACAAGACGCTTGTTCTAACTTATATCTACTTGCTCATCTACATTATACTTTCTTCTGGAGTTATACTCTACAATAAG TGGGTTTTATCCCCAAAGTACTTCAACTTTCCACTTCCTATAACGTTGACAATGATCCATATGGGCTTTGCTGGATTCGTGGCTTTCCTTCTTATTCGCGTGTTCAAG GTTGTTGCTCCGGTTAAAATGACATTTGAAAT ATACGCAACCTGTGTGGTACCTATAAGTGCATTCTTTGCATCAAGTCTCTG GTTTGGCAATACTGCGTATTTGCATATTTCTGTTGCCTTCATTCAGATGCTTAAAGCTCTAA TGCCAGTAGCAACATTTATCATGGCAGTTGTTTGCGGCACTGACAAACCAAGGTGCGACGTGTTCTCGAACATGTTGCTGGTCAGTGTTGGAGTTGTGATATCCTCTTATGGGGAAATTCATTTCAATGTAGTTGGCACAGTCTACCAGGTGACAGGCATCTTTGCTGAAGCACTTAGACTGGTGCTAACTCAAGTTCTTCTCCAGAAGAAGGGTTTGACATTGAACCCTATTACCAGCTTGTATTACATAGCTCCCTGCAG ttttgtttttctggccTTACCTTGGTATGTGTTGGAGAAACCCACAATGGAAGTTGCACAGATCCAATTTAACTTCTGGATATTCTTCTCCAATGCTCTATGTGCTCTTGCCTTGAACTTCTCCATATTCTTAGTAATCGGGAGAACAGGTGCAGTAACCATCCGGGTGGCTGGTGTTCTCAAAGACTGGATTCTCATAGCCCTCTCGACTGTCATTTTTCCTGAGTCCACAATCACTGGGCTGAATATCACTGGATACGCGATAG CGTTATGTGGTGTCGTTATGTACAATTACATAAAAGTAAGGGATGTCAAGGCGTCTCAAGCAATTCCTGACAGTCTTCCAGATCGAATCAATAAG GAGTATAAGATGGAGAAGAAGTCTTCGGATAAATTCAATCCTAACGACAGTGTGGAAATCCCAAGAGTAGGAGCTGAGATAAACGACGAGGAAGCCCCTTTGATCACGTCCCGGTTGTCTCATATTGGTCGGACACAGCTCGGAAATCACGCCGCTTAA
- the LOC104748266 gene encoding putative F-box protein At3g17620 → MMSDLPRELAEDVIIRLPMTSMRAVRSVCKEWNTLSKDSFFTKKHIAQAKAAAAEEFKVVMVMDFKVYLTNLNLHGIHKGVDPTISRQGKLISLDDSNQVDISRVYHCDGLVLCITKDLTRLVVWNPYWGQTLWVKPGRLHQSPNMYKYAIGYENSKSGRSYKILRHAESKSLVEYSIYELNSNSWRDVVDVTCDLYIHFYARGVSLKGNTYWFGVVKYQERISVEIHGFLICFDFTRERFGPRLRLPFIPYQEDTVTLSSVREEQLAVLFQRWDSLQMEIWVTVKIEPEVVLWNKVFLRVDMEPLTGFQFGVTEGSFFIDQDKKVAVVFDKDKDKDNDEVKTTPRRNTAYIIGEGGYFREVDLGETSEIHDCPLGCSYVPNSMLIKQRGKRKKNLIIY, encoded by the coding sequence ATGATGTCCGATCTTCCAAGGGAATTGGCAGAGGATGTGATCATAAGGCTTCCGATGACATCTATGAGAGCAGTGCGGTCTGTTTGCAAAGAGTGGAACACTTTATCCAAGGATAGCTTCTTTACGAAGAAACACATTGCTCAAGCAAAAGCTGCAGCAGCAGAGGAGTTTAAGGTGGTCATGGTGATGGATTTTAAGGTATATTTGACGAATCTCAATCTCCATGGAATTCACAAGGGCGTTGACCCAACTATAAGCCGTCAAGGTAAACTTATTAGCCTAGACGATTCGAATCAAGTCGATATATCTAGAGTTTATCACTGCGACGGTTTAGTCTTATGCATCACAAAAGACTTGACTAGGCTCGTTGTTTGGAATCCGTATTGGGGTCAAACCTTGTGGGTCAAGCCCGGAAGACTTCACCAAAGTCCGAACATGTATAAGTATGCTATTGGATACGAGAATAGCAAATCAGGCCGAAGCTACAAGATTTTGAGACATGCTGAATCTAAGAGTCTTGTCGAGTACAGTATCTACGAGTTAAACTCTAACTCATGGAGGGACGTTGTTGATGTTACTTGCGACctgtatatacatttttatgcACGTGGCGTTTCTCTCAAAGGAAATACTTATTGGTTTGGTGTAGTCAAGTATCAAGAACGTATATCGGTAGAGATCCATGGATTTttgatctgttttgattttacaagagagagGTTTGGACCGCGTCTTCGTCTGCCGTTTATCCCTTATCAAGAAGATACCGTGACTCTTTCTAGTGTTAGAGAAGAGCAACTTGCTGTCTTGTTTCAGCGCTGGGACAGTTTACAGATGGAGATTTGGGTTACGGTTAAGATTGAACCAGAAGTGGTGTTGTGGAACAAGGTGTTCTTACGTGTTGATATGGAACCACTCACTGGTTTTCAGTTTGGAGTTACAGAAgggagtttcttcattgacCAAGACAAGAAAGTCGCTGTAGTTTTTgataaagataaagataaagaCAATGACGAGGTGAAGACGACTCCCCGTCGCAACACAGCTTATATCATTGGAGAGGGTGGATATTTCAGAGAAGTGGATCTTGGAGAAACTTCAGAAATTCATGATTGCCCACTTGGATGCTCATATGTTCCAAACTCAATGCTGATCAAGCAAAGAggcaaaaggaaaaagaatctGATTATTTACTAG
- the LOC104746086 gene encoding pto-interacting protein 1 isoform X1 produces the protein MSCFGCCGGEDFRRVAETGPKPVHNAGGYNGGHHQRADPPKNPPVIQMQPIAVPAIQADELKDITDNYGSKSLIGEGSYGRVFYGVLRSGKAAAIKKLDSSKQPDQEFLAQVSMVSRLRQDNVVALLGYCVDGPLRVLAYEYAPNGSLHDILHGRKGVKGAQPGPVLSWHQRVKIAVGAARGLEYLHEKANPHVIHRDIKSSNVLLFDDDVAKIADFDLSNQAPDMAARLHSTRVLGTFGYHAPEYAMTGTLSTKSDVYSFGVVLLELLTGRKPVDHTLPRGQQSLVTWATPKLSEDKVKQCVDARLSGEYPPKAVAKLAAVAALCVQYEADFRPNMSIVVKALQPLLNPPRSAPQTPHRNPY, from the exons ATGAGCtgttttggttgttgtggtggtgaGGATTTCCGTAGAGTTGCTGAGACTGGACCAAAGCCAGTGCACAATGCAGGAG GTTACAATGGAGGTCACCATCAAAGGGCAGATCCACCAAAGAACCCGCCAGTCATTCAGATGCAGCCTATTGCTGTGCCGGCCATTCAAGCTGATGAGTTGAAGGATATAACCGATAACTATGGTTCAAAGTCCTTGATTGGTGAGGGTTCATATGGTAGAGTGttttatggtgttcttagaagcGGTAAGGCAGCTGCCATTAAGAAACTGGATTCTAGTAAGCAACCGGATCAAGAATTTCTCGCCCAG gTATCAATGGTTTCGAGATTGCGACAAGACAATGTTGTTGCGCTCCTTGGCTATTGTGTTGATGGTCCACTACGTGTTCTTGCTTATGAATATGCTCCTAATGGATCTCTTCATGATATTCTTCATG GTCGAAAAGGTGTTAAAGGAGCACAGCCAGGTCCTGTTCTGTCGTGGCACCAGAGAGTCAAAATTGCTGTTGGTGCAGCTAGAGGACTTGAGTACTTGCATGAGAAGGCAAACCCTCATGTTATCCACCGAGACATCAAATCCAGCAATGTACTTTTGTTTGACGATGATGTTGCCAAAATTGCTGATTTTGATTTGTCCAACCAAGCCCCTGACATGGCTGCACGCCTTCACTCAACCCGTGTACTCGGAACCTTTGGCTATCATGCTCCAGA GTATGCAATGACGGGGACATTGAGCACAAAAAGTGATGTCTACAGTTTTGGGGTTGTTCTGCTGGAGCTCCTCACAGGTCGTAAGCCAGTTGATCATACCTTACCTCGTGGACAGCAGAGTCTCGTGACATGG GCAACCCCTAAACTGAGTGAAGACAAAGTGAAGCAGTGTGTTGATGCCAGACTAAGCGGAGAATATCCTCCCAAAGCTGTTGCCAAG CTGGCTGCGGTTGCTGCCCTGTGTGTACAATACGAGGCAGACTTCAGGCCAAACATGAGCATAGTGGTAAAGGCTCTTCAGCCTCTGCTCAATCCTCCTCGCTCTGCTCCTCAGACTCCACACAGGAACCCGTATTAA
- the LOC104746086 gene encoding pto-interacting protein 1 isoform X2, with the protein MSCFGCCGGEDFRRVAETGPKPVHNAGGYNGGHHQRADPPKNPPVIQMQPIAVPAIQADELKDITDNYGSKSLIGEGSYGRVFYGVLRSGKAAAIKKLDSSKQPDQEFLAQVSMVSRLRQDNVVALLGYCVDGPLRVLAYEYAPNGSLHDILHGRKGVKGAQPGPVLSWHQRVKIAVGAARGLEYLHEKANPHVIHRDIKSSNVLLFDDDVAKIADFDLSNQAPDMAARLHSTRVLGTFGYHAPEYAMTGTLSTKSDVYSFGVVLLELLTGRKPVDHTLPRGQQSLVTWATPKLSEDKVKQCVDARLSGEYPPKAVAKTETLPKY; encoded by the exons ATGAGCtgttttggttgttgtggtggtgaGGATTTCCGTAGAGTTGCTGAGACTGGACCAAAGCCAGTGCACAATGCAGGAG GTTACAATGGAGGTCACCATCAAAGGGCAGATCCACCAAAGAACCCGCCAGTCATTCAGATGCAGCCTATTGCTGTGCCGGCCATTCAAGCTGATGAGTTGAAGGATATAACCGATAACTATGGTTCAAAGTCCTTGATTGGTGAGGGTTCATATGGTAGAGTGttttatggtgttcttagaagcGGTAAGGCAGCTGCCATTAAGAAACTGGATTCTAGTAAGCAACCGGATCAAGAATTTCTCGCCCAG gTATCAATGGTTTCGAGATTGCGACAAGACAATGTTGTTGCGCTCCTTGGCTATTGTGTTGATGGTCCACTACGTGTTCTTGCTTATGAATATGCTCCTAATGGATCTCTTCATGATATTCTTCATG GTCGAAAAGGTGTTAAAGGAGCACAGCCAGGTCCTGTTCTGTCGTGGCACCAGAGAGTCAAAATTGCTGTTGGTGCAGCTAGAGGACTTGAGTACTTGCATGAGAAGGCAAACCCTCATGTTATCCACCGAGACATCAAATCCAGCAATGTACTTTTGTTTGACGATGATGTTGCCAAAATTGCTGATTTTGATTTGTCCAACCAAGCCCCTGACATGGCTGCACGCCTTCACTCAACCCGTGTACTCGGAACCTTTGGCTATCATGCTCCAGA GTATGCAATGACGGGGACATTGAGCACAAAAAGTGATGTCTACAGTTTTGGGGTTGTTCTGCTGGAGCTCCTCACAGGTCGTAAGCCAGTTGATCATACCTTACCTCGTGGACAGCAGAGTCTCGTGACATGG GCAACCCCTAAACTGAGTGAAGACAAAGTGAAGCAGTGTGTTGATGCCAGACTAAGCGGAGAATATCCTCCCAAAGCTGTTGCCAAG ACTGAGACACTACCTAAGTATTGA